The proteins below come from a single Pseudarthrobacter sp. SSS035 genomic window:
- a CDS encoding agmatine/peptidylarginine deiminase, with translation MSTWRMPAETALQERLWMAFPTGGYTLGDTEEDAHAARSTWAAVANAAVEFEPVTVVVDPDDVGIAARYLNRNVEVLAAPLNDAWMRDIGPTFVLDQDGSLGAVDWIFNGWGAQDWARWDKDALIAGEVSGRSGATHIVSALVNEGGGIQVDGQGTVLVTETVQLDPGRNPGLSRADVEAELARTIGATQVVWLPRGLARDSERFGTRGHVDIVAAIPSPGTLLVHSQQDPRHPDFQVSRDIIEHLRTTRDAAGREWTIIEVPAPEVLWDDEGFVDYSYINHVVVNGGVIACTFGDPNDDKALQILAEAYPGRRVVGIDARELFARGGGIHCITQQQPAAS, from the coding sequence ATGAGCACGTGGCGCATGCCCGCCGAAACCGCTCTGCAGGAGCGGCTGTGGATGGCCTTTCCCACCGGCGGCTACACGCTGGGCGACACGGAGGAAGATGCCCACGCTGCCCGGTCCACCTGGGCAGCGGTAGCCAACGCCGCCGTCGAATTTGAGCCGGTTACCGTGGTAGTGGACCCCGACGACGTCGGCATCGCCGCCCGCTATCTGAACCGGAACGTCGAGGTACTTGCCGCCCCGCTCAACGATGCGTGGATGCGGGACATCGGCCCCACGTTCGTGCTGGACCAGGACGGGAGCCTCGGCGCCGTCGACTGGATCTTCAACGGCTGGGGTGCCCAGGACTGGGCGCGCTGGGACAAGGACGCGCTGATCGCCGGCGAAGTCTCGGGCCGATCCGGGGCCACGCACATCGTGTCCGCGCTGGTCAACGAAGGCGGCGGCATCCAGGTGGACGGCCAGGGAACCGTCCTCGTGACCGAAACCGTGCAGCTGGATCCGGGCCGCAACCCGGGACTCAGCCGGGCCGACGTCGAAGCCGAGCTCGCCCGGACCATCGGCGCCACGCAGGTGGTCTGGCTCCCGCGCGGACTGGCCCGCGACTCGGAACGGTTCGGCACGCGCGGTCATGTGGACATCGTGGCCGCCATCCCCTCCCCCGGCACACTGCTGGTGCATTCCCAGCAGGACCCCCGCCACCCGGACTTCCAGGTAAGCCGCGACATCATCGAGCACCTGCGCACCACGAGGGACGCGGCCGGACGGGAGTGGACCATCATCGAAGTCCCCGCCCCTGAAGTGCTCTGGGATGACGAAGGCTTTGTCGACTACAGCTACATCAACCACGTCGTGGTCAACGGCGGCGTCATCGCCTGTACCTTCGGGGACCCCAACGATGACAAGGCGCTGCAGATCCTGGCGGAGGCCTACCCCGGCCGGCGTGTGGTCGGCATTGACGCCCGTGAGCTCTTCGCCCGCGGCGGCGGCATCCACTGCATCACCCAACAGCAGCCTGCTGCCTCGTAG
- a CDS encoding APC family permease translates to MTQTTRTSTAAGQPSGTDPAGSAHGITAKGLKGRQLGLVAVVVLGISTIAPAYTLTGALGPTIAEAGLQVPVIFLIGFIPMILVSLAYRELNADSPDSGTTFTWVTKAFGPWVGWMGGWGLLAANIIVLSNLAGVAVDFFYLFLAQLTGNPELADLASNTLLNVATCFVFVALAVWVSYRGLHTTKIVQYGLVGFQLVALGIFVAMAFANWSTSETAIPFSWEWFDVTKIETFGQIAAGISLSIFVYWGWDVCLTVNEETANGKKTAGLAGTLTAVVVLGIYLVVTIATMMFAGVGDTGIGLNNEENSANIFTALASPVMGPFAILMSLAVLSSSAASLQSTFTSPSRSLLAMAHYGALPKPFATMSRKFATPGFATIAAGVVSAGFYAIMHVISQNVLNDTILALGLMICFYYGLTAIACAWYFRNSVFSSVRNFMLRLLCPVAGGVGLFVVFLQTAIDSWAPEFGSGSEVFGVGLVFVLGIGILALGAVLMVIMARLRPGFFRGETIRRDTPALVVPE, encoded by the coding sequence ATGACCCAAACCACCCGCACGAGCACCGCCGCAGGCCAGCCTTCCGGGACTGACCCGGCCGGCTCGGCGCACGGCATCACCGCAAAAGGACTGAAGGGCAGGCAACTGGGCCTCGTCGCCGTCGTCGTTCTTGGCATTTCCACCATCGCGCCGGCCTACACGCTGACCGGCGCGCTGGGGCCGACTATCGCCGAAGCCGGCCTTCAGGTCCCCGTCATTTTCCTCATCGGTTTCATCCCCATGATCCTGGTGTCGCTCGCATACCGGGAACTCAACGCCGATTCCCCGGACAGCGGCACCACGTTCACCTGGGTCACCAAGGCGTTCGGGCCATGGGTGGGCTGGATGGGCGGCTGGGGGCTGCTCGCGGCCAACATCATCGTCCTGTCCAACCTGGCCGGCGTCGCCGTTGACTTCTTCTATCTGTTTCTTGCCCAGCTGACCGGCAACCCCGAACTGGCAGATTTGGCCTCCAACACGCTGCTCAACGTGGCCACCTGCTTCGTGTTCGTGGCGCTGGCCGTGTGGGTCAGCTACCGGGGCCTGCACACCACCAAGATCGTCCAGTACGGGCTAGTGGGCTTCCAGCTGGTGGCTTTGGGAATCTTCGTGGCCATGGCTTTCGCCAACTGGTCCACGTCCGAGACCGCCATCCCGTTCAGCTGGGAATGGTTCGATGTCACCAAGATCGAGACCTTCGGGCAGATCGCCGCCGGCATCTCCCTCTCGATCTTCGTGTACTGGGGCTGGGATGTCTGCCTGACCGTCAACGAGGAAACCGCCAACGGCAAGAAGACCGCGGGCCTCGCCGGCACCCTGACCGCCGTCGTGGTCCTGGGCATCTACCTGGTGGTCACCATTGCCACCATGATGTTCGCAGGTGTCGGGGATACCGGGATCGGCCTTAACAACGAGGAGAACAGCGCCAACATCTTCACGGCACTCGCGTCCCCGGTCATGGGACCGTTCGCCATCCTCATGTCCCTCGCGGTGCTCTCAAGCTCGGCGGCTTCGCTCCAGTCGACCTTCACCTCGCCGTCGCGCAGCCTGCTGGCCATGGCGCACTACGGCGCCCTGCCCAAGCCATTCGCTACCATGAGCAGGAAGTTCGCGACGCCGGGCTTCGCCACCATTGCGGCCGGCGTCGTTTCAGCGGGCTTCTACGCGATCATGCACGTCATCAGCCAGAACGTCCTCAACGACACGATCCTGGCCCTCGGCCTGATGATCTGCTTCTACTACGGCCTGACCGCCATCGCCTGCGCCTGGTACTTCCGGAACAGCGTGTTCAGCAGTGTCCGCAACTTCATGCTGCGGCTGCTCTGCCCGGTAGCGGGCGGCGTCGGATTGTTTGTGGTTTTCCTGCAGACAGCCATCGACAGCTGGGCGCCGGAGTTCGGCAGCGGTTCGGAGGTCTTCGGGGTTGGGCTGGTGTTTGTCCTGGGCATCGGGATCCTGGCGCTCGGGGCTGTGCTGATGGTGATCATGGCACGCCTCCGTCCGGGGTTCTTCCGCGGCGAAACCATCCGCCGGGACACTCCTGCGCTGGTAGTCCCCGAGTAG
- a CDS encoding DUF4193 domain-containing protein, whose protein sequence is MATDYDAPRKTDDEASAESLEALQASRSGSAQTAVIDVEETDTAEGIDLPGADLSGEELTVIVVPEQSDEFTCSSCFLVRHRSQVAREKNGLKYCIECEG, encoded by the coding sequence ATGGCTACCGATTACGACGCTCCACGCAAGACTGACGACGAGGCTTCTGCCGAGTCGCTGGAGGCCCTGCAGGCATCCCGCAGCGGCAGTGCCCAGACCGCAGTCATCGACGTCGAGGAGACCGACACCGCCGAAGGCATCGACCTTCCCGGAGCCGATCTCTCGGGCGAAGAGTTGACCGTCATTGTTGTTCCCGAACAGTCCGATGAGTTCACCTGCTCATCCTGCTTCCTGGTCCGCCACCGGTCCCAGGTCGCACGCGAAAAGAACGGCCTGAAGTACTGCATCGAGTGCGAAGGCTGA
- a CDS encoding glycosyltransferase family 2 protein: MDTAASVGLRIVVLVPAYNEAGSIGATLHGLMLQSRPADLIVVIPNGCTDSTAWEARKYPVTTMELPRLQHRKSEALNRAWAKYAFDADVVICLDADTVLPPNAVEAWSREFSAETGALLGGSSSKFTMQDPGFLSRLQKAEFATWTDTALRRGRTSVLAGTGCAINNAVLRQIAARDDREGPWVYTSQVEDFELTYRIRELGFICQVSPDVRAYTDSMKTLKALWGQRMKWQVGTVEDLLDLGINRLTLRDWGQQAMGLLGVFLKLLWIAVIALSLTLGVFRVVLFWWLVPILFVALDIKRALRIPHRDWKDVLMAATFFPQELFMWLRSGWFLASWCAVLTARITRRRIDRWEAQYTAEEIN, translated from the coding sequence GTGGATACCGCAGCTTCGGTGGGCCTGCGCATAGTCGTGCTGGTGCCCGCGTACAACGAGGCGGGCTCAATCGGGGCAACCCTCCATGGCCTGATGCTCCAGTCCCGTCCCGCGGACCTCATCGTGGTCATCCCCAACGGCTGCACCGATTCAACGGCCTGGGAAGCGCGGAAGTACCCGGTGACCACCATGGAGCTTCCCCGATTGCAACACCGCAAATCCGAAGCCCTGAACCGGGCCTGGGCGAAGTACGCATTCGACGCCGACGTGGTCATCTGCCTCGACGCGGATACGGTCCTGCCCCCGAACGCCGTCGAAGCCTGGTCCCGGGAATTCAGCGCGGAAACGGGCGCGCTCCTCGGTGGCTCGTCGTCGAAATTTACGATGCAGGACCCCGGATTTCTGAGCCGGCTGCAGAAGGCTGAGTTCGCCACGTGGACCGATACCGCCCTGAGGAGGGGCCGGACCAGCGTTCTGGCAGGAACCGGCTGCGCCATCAATAACGCCGTCCTCCGTCAGATCGCGGCCCGGGACGACCGGGAAGGGCCGTGGGTCTACACGTCACAGGTCGAGGACTTCGAACTGACCTACCGCATCCGGGAACTGGGCTTTATCTGCCAGGTCTCCCCCGATGTCCGCGCCTACACCGACTCGATGAAGACACTCAAAGCACTGTGGGGCCAGCGGATGAAATGGCAGGTCGGCACCGTGGAAGACCTGCTGGACCTTGGAATCAACCGGCTGACCCTGCGGGACTGGGGCCAGCAGGCCATGGGTCTGCTCGGTGTGTTCCTGAAGCTGCTGTGGATCGCCGTCATTGCCCTCTCACTCACGTTGGGAGTGTTTCGAGTCGTCCTGTTCTGGTGGCTGGTGCCAATCCTGTTCGTGGCGCTGGACATCAAGCGGGCCCTGCGGATTCCGCACCGCGACTGGAAGGACGTCCTGATGGCAGCCACGTTTTTCCCGCAGGAATTGTTTATGTGGCTGCGGTCCGGGTGGTTTCTGGCATCCTGGTGCGCTGTCCTGACCGCAAGGATCACCCGGCGGCGGATAGACCGCTGGGAAGCGCAATACACAGCAGAGGAAATCAACTAA
- a CDS encoding LPXTG cell wall anchor domain-containing protein yields MNTALPASGAALGATGLAHTGLDVMAALLTALGVMLIGMALLGLVRRDSKARP; encoded by the coding sequence ATGAACACCGCCCTACCCGCTTCCGGAGCCGCTTTGGGCGCCACCGGGCTGGCGCACACCGGCCTGGACGTCATGGCCGCCCTGCTGACCGCGCTTGGCGTGATGCTCATAGGTATGGCCTTGCTGGGGCTGGTCCGCCGGGACAGCAAGGCGCGTCCCTAA
- a CDS encoding glycosyl hydrolase → MLRTLKSIAVVVGLGLALGLMQAQAAQAAPATGRISLSPATGAAGSAVTVSGTGFKASTTGTVIAGATTFPMKTAASGAFSTSITIPSATPGSLTITAKTSSIQASSVFTVTAPAPMLPPVSTAALRFGVATAGGPLASGELDEVAQLAGESPSTILFYKDFLQAPPIAEMNSVRARGAVPLITWEPWAWGGGMEQPAYSLDRIAAGDFDAHITQWGQSLAAWGQPVQLRFAHEMNGNWYPWAEGVNGNQPGDYEEAWRHVHDVVAATGAGNVSWVWSPNVPYYGSTDLAGLFPGVGYVDVVALDGYNWGTSASWSGWISPQDLFAPGIAQLRALAPGVPILISETASSEAGGNKAAWNTELVSYLAAQPDVMGFVWFHLQKETDWRINSSATSASAFKSALQARRTP, encoded by the coding sequence ATGCTCAGAACTTTGAAATCCATCGCGGTAGTGGTCGGCCTGGGTCTGGCTTTGGGACTGATGCAGGCCCAGGCAGCCCAGGCAGCGCCAGCCACAGGCCGGATTTCCCTCAGCCCGGCCACTGGAGCGGCAGGATCCGCCGTCACCGTCAGCGGAACGGGGTTCAAAGCCTCCACCACGGGGACGGTGATCGCCGGTGCCACGACTTTTCCCATGAAAACGGCAGCCTCGGGTGCCTTCAGCACCTCGATCACCATCCCTTCCGCAACCCCGGGATCGTTGACCATCACGGCCAAGACCTCGTCCATCCAGGCCTCGTCCGTGTTCACCGTGACCGCACCGGCGCCGATGCTCCCTCCGGTCAGCACCGCCGCACTTCGGTTCGGGGTGGCCACGGCCGGCGGCCCACTGGCCAGCGGGGAACTGGATGAAGTGGCGCAACTGGCCGGCGAAAGCCCGTCCACCATTCTCTTTTACAAGGACTTCCTCCAGGCTCCCCCCATCGCCGAGATGAACTCCGTCCGGGCACGCGGCGCCGTCCCGCTCATCACCTGGGAACCTTGGGCCTGGGGCGGCGGAATGGAACAGCCGGCCTACTCCCTGGACCGCATAGCCGCCGGCGACTTTGACGCCCACATCACACAGTGGGGCCAGTCACTTGCGGCCTGGGGCCAGCCGGTCCAGCTCAGATTCGCCCATGAGATGAATGGCAATTGGTACCCGTGGGCCGAAGGCGTCAACGGCAATCAGCCCGGTGACTACGAAGAGGCCTGGCGCCATGTTCACGACGTTGTTGCTGCCACCGGAGCCGGCAACGTGTCCTGGGTTTGGAGCCCGAATGTTCCCTACTACGGTTCCACCGATCTCGCCGGCCTCTTTCCCGGCGTCGGATACGTGGATGTTGTGGCCCTTGACGGGTATAACTGGGGCACTTCCGCCTCGTGGAGCGGCTGGATATCGCCGCAGGATCTCTTCGCTCCGGGGATAGCCCAGTTGCGTGCACTTGCACCCGGAGTTCCCATCCTGATCAGCGAGACGGCTTCCAGCGAAGCAGGGGGCAACAAGGCTGCCTGGAACACTGAGCTCGTGTCTTATTTGGCGGCCCAGCCTGATGTTATGGGCTTCGTGTGGTTCCACCTCCAGAAAGAAACCGACTGGCGCATCAACAGCAGTGCCACCTCCGCCTCAGCGTTCAAGTCGGCATTGCAGGCACGTCGGACTCCCTGA
- a CDS encoding GYD domain-containing protein, protein MTKYLFQANYVGQGIKGLMQEGGSKRRDAVVKALESVGGSLECIYYAFGETDVLGVFDVPDQPSAVALSLMINSTGAVDLHLTPLMTPEDIDAAVGKTPAYRAPGQ, encoded by the coding sequence ATGACTAAGTATCTTTTCCAAGCAAATTACGTGGGCCAGGGCATCAAAGGCCTGATGCAGGAGGGTGGGTCCAAGCGTCGGGACGCCGTTGTAAAGGCCTTGGAGTCGGTTGGGGGATCACTGGAATGCATCTACTACGCGTTCGGCGAGACGGATGTCCTGGGGGTCTTCGACGTTCCCGATCAGCCGAGTGCTGTTGCCCTATCCCTGATGATCAATTCCACAGGCGCCGTGGACCTTCACCTCACGCCGCTCATGACACCCGAGGATATTGACGCAGCCGTGGGCAAGACACCTGCCTACCGGGCCCCCGGTCAGTAA
- a CDS encoding alkaline phosphatase family protein, with translation MDNRPFRTALATTALTLAAAVILPSVAFAAPTATEAPDAAAASRAAEAPHAGLPDGTKRKKSLVIGIDGATFAKFGAAGMPNIQGLMDSGMTATSNLYAYPMAPTSSGPGWSSIGTGVWPDKHNVVDNNFTAPNYAQYPDYLSRLEDAKSQTSTLVVGTWSPIPEKVFGEKVDLRIAGGDDAGTTAKAVDYLANGNPDSTFIHLDEVDGAGHYYGTEHGAYLAALRKADGQMGEILNAVRNRPGYNSEDWLTVLVADHGHAPGGGHGGNTPAERQTFVIAQGKGIEAGTVRNDVKITDIAPSVLKHGGVKAEDAWNLDGQAFADIEPDAFDALRDSLQTRVDETAPGAAVKGWTTTAPQGWTIDNSAMPAGGVTEWRGWSFATDEFWTNADRNQGRETSVRNRNVFAVADSDEWDDKAHAAGQFDSTLISPEFNVKGGKTATLSFASNYRIDGPQSGEVFVSYDGGTPHLAKSYTANFNGFESLSLDVPKGSKKAKVSFRYTGTNSAFWTVDQVQLDR, from the coding sequence TTGGACAACCGTCCCTTCCGCACCGCCTTGGCAACGACCGCCCTAACACTGGCTGCCGCTGTGATACTTCCTTCCGTCGCTTTCGCGGCACCAACCGCAACGGAAGCACCCGACGCGGCGGCAGCAAGCCGCGCGGCTGAAGCACCTCACGCAGGCCTTCCCGACGGCACCAAGCGCAAGAAGAGCCTGGTCATCGGCATCGACGGAGCGACGTTCGCCAAGTTCGGCGCGGCCGGCATGCCCAACATCCAGGGCCTCATGGACTCCGGCATGACTGCCACCAGTAACCTGTACGCGTACCCGATGGCGCCCACCAGCTCCGGCCCGGGGTGGTCCAGCATCGGCACGGGCGTGTGGCCTGACAAGCACAACGTGGTGGACAACAACTTCACGGCACCCAATTACGCGCAGTACCCGGACTACCTGAGCCGTCTCGAAGACGCCAAGTCGCAGACCTCAACGCTTGTGGTGGGCACCTGGTCGCCCATCCCAGAGAAAGTGTTCGGCGAGAAGGTGGACCTCAGGATCGCCGGCGGGGACGACGCGGGCACCACGGCCAAGGCAGTTGATTACCTGGCCAACGGCAACCCGGACAGCACGTTCATCCACCTCGACGAGGTGGACGGTGCGGGGCACTACTACGGCACTGAACACGGGGCATACCTTGCCGCCCTCCGCAAAGCCGACGGCCAGATGGGCGAGATCCTGAACGCTGTCAGGAACCGCCCCGGCTACAACTCCGAAGATTGGCTGACGGTGCTTGTAGCTGACCACGGCCATGCCCCCGGGGGCGGGCACGGCGGCAACACTCCGGCCGAACGGCAGACCTTCGTTATCGCACAGGGCAAGGGCATCGAGGCCGGCACCGTCCGCAACGACGTCAAGATCACTGACATTGCACCGTCGGTCCTGAAGCACGGGGGCGTCAAAGCAGAAGACGCTTGGAACCTGGACGGTCAGGCGTTCGCTGACATTGAGCCGGATGCTTTCGATGCTCTCCGGGATAGCCTGCAGACCCGCGTGGATGAAACTGCACCGGGAGCAGCTGTAAAGGGCTGGACCACCACCGCACCCCAAGGCTGGACCATCGACAACTCGGCCATGCCCGCCGGCGGCGTCACCGAATGGCGTGGCTGGTCCTTCGCCACTGACGAGTTCTGGACCAACGCGGACCGGAACCAGGGCCGCGAAACCAGTGTCCGCAACCGCAACGTCTTCGCCGTGGCGGACTCGGACGAATGGGATGACAAGGCACACGCGGCCGGACAGTTCGATTCCACACTCATCAGCCCGGAGTTCAATGTGAAGGGCGGCAAGACCGCAACGCTGTCCTTCGCATCGAACTACAGGATTGACGGTCCCCAGAGCGGCGAGGTCTTCGTCAGCTACGATGGCGGCACACCACACCTCGCGAAGTCCTACACGGCGAACTTCAACGGCTTCGAGTCCCTCTCGCTTGATGTCCCCAAGGGCTCCAAGAAAGCCAAAGTAAGCTTCCGCTACACGGGAACCAACAGCGCGTTCTGGACAGTCGACCAAGTGCAGCTGGACCGCTGA
- a CDS encoding DUF1349 domain-containing protein translates to MLSGAGRRNVIPEVTGLPALAWTSSPGRVAYDAAENTLTLTAAPGVDWSNDSLWGGQQHRASALGFTAPPSFSLSARVMVLSPRTTFDAGVLSLWADTDHWAKLCFEYSPHEEAMVVSVVTNTYSDDSNAHLVPGPWTYLRVSRIGPAWAFHSSANGLYWCFVRLFRLHTHKPVHVGFMSQAPMGERCVARFDRIEFSARPPADLRDGS, encoded by the coding sequence GTGTTGTCGGGTGCAGGGAGAAGGAACGTAATCCCTGAAGTGACAGGGCTGCCTGCTTTGGCGTGGACATCCTCGCCGGGTCGAGTCGCATACGACGCGGCCGAGAACACCCTGACTCTTACAGCGGCGCCCGGCGTCGACTGGAGCAATGATTCACTCTGGGGAGGGCAGCAACACCGAGCTTCTGCCCTTGGGTTCACGGCGCCGCCGTCTTTTTCACTGTCGGCCCGGGTCATGGTTCTCTCGCCGCGGACGACGTTCGACGCAGGGGTCCTGAGCCTGTGGGCGGATACGGACCACTGGGCCAAGCTCTGCTTTGAATACTCGCCCCACGAAGAAGCGATGGTCGTCAGCGTTGTGACGAATACGTATTCCGACGACTCGAATGCCCATCTTGTCCCCGGCCCATGGACGTATCTTCGGGTCAGTCGAATTGGTCCTGCATGGGCCTTCCATTCATCGGCAAACGGCCTGTACTGGTGCTTCGTCCGACTCTTCCGGTTGCATACCCACAAACCCGTGCATGTGGGGTTCATGTCGCAAGCCCCCATGGGTGAAAGATGTGTGGCACGGTTTGACCGCATCGAATTCAGTGCGCGACCGCCCGCCGACCTACGGGACGGCAGTTGA
- the galE gene encoding UDP-glucose 4-epimerase GalE: MAWLVTGGAGYIGSHVARALMADGHEVVIVDDMSSGRRDFVPSVAVLEEGSLMDAAFLKEVFARHDLAGVIHLAGFKYAGVSVEWPLHTYFQNVTGTGNLLVAMEAASVAAIVFSSSAAVYGNTAAEFVTESTPTNPESPYGESKLIGEWLIADQARATGLRHTSLRYFNVVGSGTPDVRDTSPHNLFPLVFHALKEGLTPKVFGTTYPTPDGSCVRDYVHVSDVAAAHVAAARRIQDGVELEAVYNLGSGSGASVREIMTEMAVVTGIPFSPQICAARPGDPARIVASGVLARRDIDWEPKHSLREMIFSAWTAACQEVPSSL, encoded by the coding sequence ATGGCGTGGCTTGTAACAGGAGGGGCCGGATACATCGGCTCGCATGTGGCCCGGGCCCTGATGGCAGACGGGCACGAAGTGGTAATCGTCGATGACATGTCCAGCGGGCGGCGCGACTTCGTGCCCAGCGTGGCTGTTTTGGAGGAGGGCTCCCTAATGGATGCCGCTTTCCTCAAAGAGGTCTTTGCCCGTCATGACCTGGCCGGCGTGATCCACCTCGCGGGATTCAAATACGCCGGAGTCTCCGTGGAGTGGCCGCTCCACACGTACTTTCAGAACGTGACGGGGACGGGCAACCTGCTCGTAGCCATGGAAGCTGCATCCGTGGCGGCGATCGTTTTCTCCTCCAGCGCGGCCGTCTACGGAAACACCGCCGCAGAATTCGTGACCGAGTCCACCCCCACAAACCCGGAATCTCCCTATGGGGAATCCAAGCTGATTGGGGAATGGCTCATTGCCGACCAGGCCAGGGCGACCGGCCTCCGGCACACTTCCCTGCGATACTTCAATGTTGTTGGCTCCGGCACGCCGGACGTGCGCGACACGAGCCCGCACAACCTGTTCCCGCTAGTCTTTCACGCACTCAAGGAAGGGCTGACACCCAAGGTTTTCGGAACCACTTACCCCACGCCTGACGGCAGCTGCGTCCGGGACTACGTCCACGTCTCCGATGTCGCCGCTGCCCACGTGGCAGCAGCCCGCAGGATTCAGGACGGTGTGGAACTGGAGGCCGTCTACAACCTGGGCAGCGGTTCCGGGGCTTCAGTGCGCGAAATCATGACCGAAATGGCTGTGGTTACCGGCATACCGTTCAGTCCGCAAATTTGCGCAGCACGCCCCGGCGACCCGGCCCGCATCGTTGCCTCCGGAGTCTTGGCTCGACGCGACATTGACTGGGAGCCGAAGCATTCTCTCCGGGAGATGATCTTCAGCGCCTGGACTGCGGCATGCCAGGAAGTGCCCTCGTCCCTCTAG
- a CDS encoding beta-galactosidase family protein, producing MPTFTIGEQDFMLDGQPHRILSGALHYFRVHPDQWADRIRKARQMGLNTIETYIPWNAHAPSPGTFETTGGLDLGRFLDLVAAEGMHAIVRPGPYICAEWDNGGLPAWLFDRGAAAIRADDPVYMAAVSQYFEQLAPILVSRQVDAGGPIILIQIENEYGAYGADRLYLEKLVKINREIGLTVPFTTVDQPQDDMLANGSLPELHKTASFGSRAAERLATLRRHQPTGPLMCSEFWVGWFDHWGAHHHTTTVEQSAHDLDELLGLGASVNVYMFHGGTNFGLANGANDKGVYQPIVTSYDYDAPLDETGNPTPKYWAFRDIISKYTELDDDDVPARPLSGAALTVPLTKSLPLWECLDRLGHWTSHEGLRTNDELGHYSGFTLYRTRIQISGAAVLDVDEVRDRAQVFLDRQPLGTLSRDHHETSLALPSNATGTLEILVEDQGRVDYGTRLGESKGLIGSARINGDVLWEWDVLPLTLHDVRQVTAALEEEPSIPGAPVSGPVFTHGTFDLDNPADLFLSTDGWTKGVVWINGFCLGRYWSRGPQATLYVPGPLLRKQGNDITILELHAASTRAVSFVASHDLGHTDF from the coding sequence ATGCCAACCTTCACCATCGGCGAGCAGGACTTCATGCTTGACGGTCAGCCCCATCGCATCCTCTCCGGCGCCCTGCACTACTTCCGCGTCCATCCGGATCAATGGGCGGACCGGATCCGGAAGGCCAGGCAGATGGGGCTGAATACGATTGAAACGTATATCCCTTGGAACGCCCATGCTCCGTCCCCGGGGACCTTTGAAACCACAGGTGGACTCGACTTGGGGCGCTTCCTCGATCTGGTCGCCGCGGAAGGCATGCACGCGATCGTGCGCCCGGGGCCTTACATCTGCGCGGAGTGGGACAATGGCGGACTGCCGGCCTGGCTGTTCGATCGAGGCGCTGCAGCGATACGGGCCGATGATCCCGTCTACATGGCGGCCGTCTCCCAGTACTTTGAGCAGCTCGCACCGATCCTTGTCTCCCGTCAGGTGGACGCCGGAGGTCCGATCATCCTGATCCAGATTGAGAACGAGTACGGCGCCTATGGCGCTGACCGCTTGTACTTGGAGAAGCTCGTGAAAATCAACCGCGAAATCGGCCTGACGGTTCCCTTCACCACGGTTGACCAGCCTCAGGACGACATGCTGGCCAACGGCAGCCTGCCGGAGCTGCACAAGACAGCGTCCTTCGGTTCGCGGGCCGCAGAACGGCTGGCGACACTTCGCCGCCACCAGCCCACGGGACCACTGATGTGTTCCGAATTCTGGGTGGGATGGTTCGATCACTGGGGTGCCCACCACCACACCACCACCGTGGAGCAATCCGCCCACGATCTCGATGAACTGCTGGGCCTGGGCGCATCGGTGAACGTCTACATGTTCCACGGCGGCACCAACTTTGGGCTCGCCAACGGTGCGAACGACAAGGGCGTCTACCAGCCCATCGTCACCAGTTATGACTATGACGCACCCTTGGACGAGACGGGTAATCCGACGCCGAAGTACTGGGCCTTCCGCGACATCATCTCCAAGTACACGGAACTCGACGACGACGATGTCCCGGCACGGCCGCTTTCGGGCGCCGCATTGACCGTTCCGCTGACCAAGTCGCTGCCGCTTTGGGAGTGCCTGGACCGTCTTGGGCACTGGACGTCCCACGAGGGGCTGCGCACCAACGACGAGCTCGGCCACTACTCGGGGTTCACTCTCTACCGAACCCGTATCCAAATATCAGGGGCGGCAGTACTGGATGTTGATGAGGTCCGGGACCGGGCACAGGTCTTCCTGGACAGGCAGCCCCTCGGAACCCTATCCCGGGACCACCACGAAACGTCCCTGGCGTTGCCCTCCAATGCCACTGGGACGTTGGAGATCCTGGTGGAGGACCAAGGGCGCGTGGATTATGGTACCCGGCTGGGAGAATCGAAGGGCCTGATCGGCAGCGCACGGATCAATGGCGACGTTCTGTGGGAGTGGGACGTTCTCCCCCTGACACTCCACGACGTCCGCCAGGTCACCGCAGCCCTTGAAGAAGAACCGTCGATCCCTGGTGCGCCGGTTTCCGGTCCGGTGTTCACCCACGGGACGTTTGACCTCGACAATCCCGCAGACCTCTTCCTGTCCACCGATGGCTGGACCAAGGGCGTCGTATGGATCAACGGCTTCTGCCTCGGCCGGTACTGGTCGCGCGGACCCCAGGCAACGCTCTACGTCCCCGGCCCACTCCTGCGAAAGCAGGGCAACGACATCACGATCCTTGAACTCCACGCAGCCAGCACCCGCGCTGTGTCCTTCGTTGCCTCCCATGACCTGGGCCATACCGACTTCTGA